The nucleotide sequence TGAAGAAATTACATACACAACAGAAGAGAATGGCGAAACGGTGAAGAAATTATATTCTTTTGACCAAATACCAACTTGCGATGGAGGAACAGTAAAAAAGCATATTGATAAGAATTGTCACTAAAAACCTGTTTTTAAAACAGGTTTTTTCATCTTAAAAAATTTAAAATGAGTTCGTCAAATATAGAGCAATTAATACGTACAGATTTAGAAACATTACTTTACCACAAGAGTTTAAAAAACGAAATTTCAGTAACAAGTGCCATAGAGATTGCGGCGTATGTTGCGGCAAAGTTTTTAAGAATTATTTACACAAAAAATAAAGAAATTAAAACCGAAGAACTAAATGGTATTTTTGGAATAATAAGTAATATCTACAATGAGTTATTCAGCAATCAGTTAAAAATTGATGATTTTAAAAAAATAAGTTCTTTGGCGCTTGATCTCTTAAAAGACACCAATTTTGATGTAAACTGCAAAGCGTTTTTTAAATTATAATTGTTTTAAAGAACAACAAATAAACTGATTTATACTTTTTAAACATTGTATAGAAACAAGTGTTTATGTTTTCTATGAAACTAATTTGATCTTGATCCCTTTTAATGCTAAAATTAAAGCTTTTAGATCACAATTTAGAGGTGTTATAAAAATTGATTTTTTCCTGTTTAGATTATCTAAGCTTTTTGCTTAATCCCCAGGTTTTGAGCTTGATCCCTAAATATCCGTTAAAAATCAAAGATATAGAAATAAAGAAATCGTACTTTTTTAAGTACGATCTGTGACCCGACTGGGGCTCGAACCCAGGACCCCAACATTAAAAGTGTTGTGCTCTACCAACTGAGCTATCGAGTCGTATATAACTAAAGTTATATCTATTTTAATATAATCTGTGACCCGACTGGGGCTCGAACCCAGGACCCCAACATTAAAAGTGTTGTGCTCTACCAACTGAGCTATCGAGTCAATAAATTATTTTCGACTTTTTCGTGACCACGATGGGAGTCGAACCCATACGCTTTTCAGCACCACCCCCTCAAGATGGCGAGTCTACCAATTCCTCCACGCGGCCTGTAAACTTCTTTTTGTGACCCGACTGGGGCTCGAACCCAGGACCCCAACATTAAAAGTGTTGTGCTCTACCAACTGAGCTATCGAGTCAAAATGATTTATAAAATCATATTTTTTTGTGATCCAGTCAGGATTCGAACCTGAGACCTACTGCTTAGAAGGCAGTTGCTCTATCCAGCTGAGCTACTGGACCAATTAAACGTAATGTTTAATAGTCGGGGTGGCAGGATTCGAACCTGCGACCTCCTGGTCCCAAACCAGGCGCGATAACCGGGCTACGCTACACCCCGAATCGGTTATTATTATTGCGGAGAGACAGGGATTCGAACCCTGGCATCGGTTACCCGATGACAGATTAGCAATCTGCTCCGTTACCACTCCGGCACCTCTCCTAATTAAACTAACAACCTGTATCAGTTAATCGGTTGCAAATGTATAACGAGATTTAAGACTTTGCAAGTATTTGTTTGTTTTTTTTGAAAAAACTATCCTTAAAAAACACCATAATATTAATAATCAATTAAATAAACAGCTATTTTTTTTTAAATAATTGTTATCTATTTGTTCTTGCAGAATTGATTTTTAAATATTCTTGTAAAAAACGATATAATTTTAGTAAATTCGCACTAAACTAAACTTTAGTAAAATGATGAATAAAAAAGTGGTAATTGTATCAGCTGTAAGAACTCCGATAGGTAGTTTTATGGGCTCATTATCTACAGTTGCTGCTCCAAAATTAGGTGCAGCAGCAATTAAAGGTGCTTTAGATAAAATTAATTTAGATCCAAATAAGGTTGAAGAAGTTATAATGGGTAACGTGGTTCAGGCTGGTAACGGTCAGGCTCCGGCTCGTCAGGCTGCGTTATTTGCAGGTTTATCTACCGAAGTTCCGTGTACAACTGTAAATAAGGTGTGTGCTTCTGGTATGAAAGCAATTATGCAAGGTGCACAGGCAATTGCTAACGGTGATGCAGATATTATTGTTGCCGGTGGTATGGAAAACATGAGTATGATTCCTCATTATGCAAATTTAAGAACCGGAGTAAAATTTGGAAACACCGCTTTTGTTGACGGAATGCAAAGAGATGGTTTATCTGACGCATACGAAAACCTGGCAATGGGTGTTTATGCAGATCAAACTGCAACCGAATTTAATATCTCAAGAGAGCAGCAAGATGAATTTGCTATCAATTCTTATAAAAAATCGGCTGCTGCCTGGGATGCCGGTAATTTTGACGCAGAAGTTGTTCCGGTTGCTGTTCCTCAACGCAAAGGCGATCCAATTATGGTTACCAAAGATGAAGAATACACAAACGTTAAATTAGAAAAAATTCCGGCATTAAACCCGGCATTTACAAAAGAAGGAACGGTTACTGCCGCAAACGCATCTACAATTAACGATGGTGCTGCTGCCGTTATTTTAATGAGCGAAGAAAAAGCAAACGAATTAGGTTTAAAGCCTTTAGCATATATCAAAGGTTTTGCCGATGCTGCTCAAGAGCCTAAATGGTTTACAACAGCACCTGCAAAAGCATTACCTAAAGCATTAGACAAAGCAGGAGTTTCTTTAAACGATGTTGATTTCTTTGAATTCAACGAAGCTTTTTCTGTTGTAGGAATCGCAAATACAAACATCTTAAAATTAGATGCTGCCAAAGTTAACGTAAACGGTGGTGCGGTATCTTTAGGGCACCCTCTTGGTTGTTCAGGTGCTCGTATCGTAGTTACTTTATTAAATGTATTAGATCAAAACAACGGTAAAATTGGTGCGGCTGCTATTTGTAATGGTGGTGGTGGTGCTTCTGCCATTGTAATCGAAAAAATCTAACACAGTATATTATAGTAAAATGAGAAGGTGTTTCTTGCCTTCTCATTTCTTTTTTTAAATTCTAAATATGTTTGCAATCTGTAATTTGGCAATTGTTCCTTTGCGTTTTGAACCTTCAGACCGAAGTGAATTGGTTACGCAGGTTCTTTTCGGGGAAACTTTTATCATTTTAGAACAAAAGGAAAAATGGTCTAAAATCTGTTTG is from Flavobacterium dauae and encodes:
- a CDS encoding thiolase family protein gives rise to the protein MNKKVVIVSAVRTPIGSFMGSLSTVAAPKLGAAAIKGALDKINLDPNKVEEVIMGNVVQAGNGQAPARQAALFAGLSTEVPCTTVNKVCASGMKAIMQGAQAIANGDADIIVAGGMENMSMIPHYANLRTGVKFGNTAFVDGMQRDGLSDAYENLAMGVYADQTATEFNISREQQDEFAINSYKKSAAAWDAGNFDAEVVPVAVPQRKGDPIMVTKDEEYTNVKLEKIPALNPAFTKEGTVTAANASTINDGAAAVILMSEEKANELGLKPLAYIKGFADAAQEPKWFTTAPAKALPKALDKAGVSLNDVDFFEFNEAFSVVGIANTNILKLDAAKVNVNGGAVSLGHPLGCSGARIVVTLLNVLDQNNGKIGAAAICNGGGGASAIVIEKI